One Flavobacterium sp. 90 DNA segment encodes these proteins:
- a CDS encoding glycosyl hydrolase, with product MKKTILFAALCIMFISCETSDGNNESEVKANWSSSAQYANWSNGGYTVYNNIWGSGAGSQSIWANSYSQWGVWANHPNTDGIKSYPNSTKYIGKVLSTINTLSTSFNATTPSGGAWESSYDIWDSAKAHEIMLWMNYTGNANGTGNVKPISYNYSATGAAIAVFTNQSIGGHTWNVYRGNNGSNNVYSFLRTTKTNSGTIDAKAILNWIKSKGWIGDITVGDVQFGFEITSSYGTNGAGLNYTCNSYSVTNN from the coding sequence ATGAAAAAAACAATTTTATTTGCTGCATTATGTATTATGTTCATCAGTTGTGAAACATCCGATGGTAACAACGAATCTGAAGTTAAAGCAAACTGGTCATCATCTGCTCAATATGCAAACTGGTCAAATGGCGGTTATACTGTGTATAATAATATTTGGGGCTCTGGTGCCGGCAGCCAGTCGATATGGGCAAACAGTTACAGTCAATGGGGAGTTTGGGCAAATCACCCTAACACAGATGGAATTAAATCATACCCAAATTCTACCAAATACATTGGTAAAGTGCTTAGTACAATAAACACGCTGAGTACTAGTTTTAATGCAACTACTCCTTCAGGAGGTGCCTGGGAATCCTCTTATGATATCTGGGATAGTGCCAAAGCGCATGAAATAATGTTATGGATGAATTATACCGGAAACGCAAATGGCACTGGTAACGTAAAACCAATTTCATACAATTATTCTGCGACCGGAGCTGCAATTGCTGTGTTTACTAATCAATCTATTGGTGGTCATACCTGGAATGTATACAGAGGAAATAATGGTTCGAATAATGTATATTCATTTTTACGCACCACAAAAACAAATAGCGGTACTATTGATGCCAAAGCTATTTTGAATTGGATAAAATCAAAGGGATGGATTGGTGATATTACTGTTGGTGATGTACAATTCGGGTTTGAAATTACATCATCTTACGGCACAAATGGAGCCGGATTGAATTATACCTGCAACAGTTATTCTGTTACGAACAACTAA